One genomic window of Channa argus isolate prfri chromosome 5, Channa argus male v1.0, whole genome shotgun sequence includes the following:
- the LOC137127598 gene encoding nuclear receptor coactivator 3-like isoform X3 yields MSGIGDNSLEPLCSDRKRKLSTCDTPGLGCDKRRREQESKYIEELAELISANLSNIDSFNVKPDKCAILKETVRQIRQIKEQGKGSCSDDDVQKADVSSTGQGVIDKDHLGPLLLQALDGFLFVVNREGNIVFVSDNVTQYLQYKQEELINTSMYNIIHDEDREGFHKNLPKSSAPNGASWGGEAPRQKSHTFNCRMLVNFVYGQSHGLPEERPIGQRYETMQCFALTQPRAMMEEGEDLQSCMICVARRITAVERTERFSTRHELTGKLIEIEHQSSLHTTMRPGWEDLVRRCMQMFLNRSEGQPWSYKRHYQDAFHNGHAETPLYRFSLSDGTPVTAQTRSDLCKNPNTNEPNFFLSTHLLQREQNGYRGNQGGGIRPQNMGMNNPNQQMNMGMNRGYSMAEQGNVPQRGVPPYTGGNRMNPMNQINQMNSMNQINPMHQMNQLNSMHQMNNMGHMNQINQMNSMHPMNSPMNSVNQMGPMNQMGHHGMHHQQHQHQQTGQFHGGAGGPGGGGGGGYGIGMTSPPQASPGINMPPHNVMVSPRVRRSPKTGVSPFSPGGINSPMSSSHPGNSGGGGGGTTFSSSSLNALQAISEGVGNPMPSPITSPTSHKPDSSPSINSTNHASGGPCKQGLPAYSDSKSPVSSLGAVGEHQSQQHPHTPTSEGPPDKPDSQASSEVGRAAGESNRRVPDNKCHKKLLQLLTSPTDELVPTSHTPSSGPGSTPETKEGIAGVTSPSASTGVSSSTGGSHCTVSSSGGTGQLSNQSLQEKHKILHKLLQNGNTPDDVARITAEATGKSGLDPGAPDPGPAAPGGVLSKQEQHSPKKEKQHALLHYLLNKDDSKEGGNIKPKVEELEGRGAHGTGVNSSDPHCIDGKVKLEPSDETEILETILSGPRNNSGFYPEPDTRAGKEVVNKPGNIPDSLHDGERGPMPPVQRAVYQRALSMDAKPISREGAVGGGLAVRRNVPCPTLVKQENMDVPIHPGAVPNGFPGTMGPCPPPGNPTRGMGRGMGMSHRPPMTGPGEWGMPRSTGSPAGGPGHPGIGRTGPMGGPMINRSNSVPGNTRSMLQHQLMDTGTSEANMSMSPFGGHGPPPQSPSWPDSAMGMDRPQGSTNRDQFPHPLEELLGPLASTEGQSDERALLDQLDSLLNTADVIALQEIDRALGIPEISQEPEGHQQSQDHVSSQCPPSEPFPGPDSSIGIDQKPMYGQGYPGPPGPPSMGMQPCYGGSTIQGQSPGGFNPMMNQMGQTAGFPGMTGMGAIGNPRANLMRPRMGSHKAPLRLQLQQRLQGQQFMNQTRQGMKMENAPGVNPAMRPGMQPGMGGQPNFLNAQMIAQRSREMMTFQVRRQRMMMLMQQQQQQQPGAAGGFSPPPNVTAPGGMDSPMGGPPLNQPGQQGFSYGGNYVAGMNQQGDPPFMAPVSSPPGTMMQGRMGGPPQNTMMPGMQGNSQGGPMYPSGDMKGWPQGGMARNNSYPQQQFPQQGNQGQFGPMMMNNSMGGPGPVNAAGTGQMGQMPGQMQMQSQMGINPIVMGRMPMGPDQKYC; encoded by the exons ATGAGTGGCATAGGAGACAACTCGTTGGAGCCACTGTGCTCTGACCGCAAACGTAAACTGTCCACCTGTGACACACCAGGCTTAGG GTGTGACAAACGTCGGAGAGAGCAGGAGAGTAAGTACATTGAGGAGCTGGCTGAGCTCATCTCTGCTAACCTCTCCAACATCGACAGCTTCAACGTCAAGCCTGACAAATGTGCCATCCTCAAGGAGACTGTGAGACAGATCAGACAAATCAAAGAGCAAG GAAAGGGCTCGTGCAGTGATGATGATGTCCAGAAGGCGGATGTGTCCTCCACTGGTCAAGGGGTCATTGACAAGGACCATCTGGGACCTCTACTCCTACAG GCTTTGGATGGCTTTCTGTTTGTGGTGAACCGAGAAGGAAACATTGTATTTGTGTCAGACAATGTGACCCAGTACCTGCAATACAAGCAGGAGGAGCTAATAAACACCAGCATGTACAACATCATCCATGATGAGGACAGAGAAGGTTTTCACAAGAATCTACCCAAGTCTAGTG CACCAAATGGGGCATCATGGGGTGGAGAGGCACCCCGACAAAAGAGCCACACATTTAATTGTCGCATGCTGGTGAACTTTGTCTACGGTCAGAGTCATGGGTTGCCAGAAGAGAGGCCCATCGGCCAGCGCTATGAGACCATGCAATGTTTTGCCCTCACTCAGCCACGGGCTATGATGGAGGAGGGAGAAG ATCTGCAGTCATGTATGATCTGTGTGGCACGACGCATCACTGCAGTAGAGAGGACCGAGAGATTTAGCACGCGCCATGAACTGACTG GTAAACTGATTGAAATTGAACACCAGAGCTCTCTTCACACCACTATGCGCCCAGGCTGGGAGGACTTGGTGAGGCGCTGCATGCAAATGTTCCTCAATCGCAGCGAGGGGCAACCCTGGTCCTACAAACGCCACTATCAAGATG CTTTCCATAATGGCCATGCAGAGACCCCGCTCTACCGCTTCTCGCTCTCTGATGGCACCCCAGTCACAGCCCAGACCAGGAGTGACCTCTGCAAGAATCCAAACACCAATGAACCAAACTTCTTCCTGTCCACACACTTGCTACAAAG GGAGCAGAATGGTTACCGTGGGAACCAGGGAGGAGGCATAAGGCCTCAAAATATGGGCATGAACAATCCAAACCAACAGATGAACATGGGCATGAACAGGGGCTACAGCATGGCAGAACAGGGCAATGTGCCACAAAGAGGAGTACCTCCATACACTGGGGGCAACCGCATGAATCCCATGAACCAAATTAATCAAATGAATTCTATGAATCAGATTAATCCCATGCACCAGATGAATCAACTAAATTCCATGCATCAGATGAACAACATGGGTCATATGAATCAGATAAATCAAATGAATTCCATGCATCCGATGAACTCACCTATGAACTCAGTGAACCAAATGGGTCCCATGAATCAAATGGGCCACCATGGCATGCAtcaccagcagcaccagcatCAGCAGACGGGTCAATTTCACGGAGGTGCAGGGGGACCggggggtggagggggtggaggGTATGGGATAGGAATGACCAGTCCCCCCCAGGCCAGTCCAGGGATTAACATGCCACCACACAATGTCATGGTTTCACCCAGAGTACGAAGAAGCCCTAAGACAGGAGTTAGCCCCTTCTCTCCTGGAG GCATAAACTCTCCCATGAGCTCCAGTCACCCTGGTAACTCtggaggtgggggaggaggTACCACCTTCTCCAGCAGCTCATTGAATGCCCTCCAAGCAATTAGTGAGGGAGTAGGAAATCCAATGCCTTCGCCAATCACTTCTCCCACCTCCCACAAGCCTGATAGCTCCCCAAGCATCAATTCCACCAACCATGCATCAGGGGGACCTTGTAAACAAGGCCTCCCAGCCTACTCCGACTCAAAGAGCCCAGTAAGTTCACTAGGAGCTGTAGGAGAACATCAGTCTCAGCAGCATCCACACACCCCCACCAGTGAAGGCCCTCCTGACAAGCCAGACAGCCAGGCCAGCAGTGAGGTGGGTCGGGCTGCAGGAGAATCCAACCGACGTGTCCCTGACAACAAGTGCCACAAGAAACTTTTGCAGCTCCTCACCTCACCTACAGATGAGCTGGTGCCAACTAGTCATACACCCAGCTCCGGACCTGGTTCCACGCCTGAGACTAAAGAGGGAATCGCAGGCGTTACTAGCCCCTCTGCATCAACAGGGGTGTCGTCCTCTACTGGCGGGAGTCACTGCACTGTGTCGTCATCTGGTGGCACAGGACAATTGTCAAATCAGTCACTGCAGGAAAAGCACAAGATACTCCACAAACTCCTGCAGAATGGGAACACTCCTGATGATGTGGCTCGCATCACAGCTGAGGCCACAGGGAAGAGCGGTTTGGATCCAGGGGCACCAGATCCCGGGCCTGCAGCCCCTGGAGGTGTTCTATCAAAACAGGAGCAGCACAGCCCTAAGAAGGAGAAGCAGCATGCCCTCCTTCACTACCTTCTCAATAAGGACGACTCTAAAGAAGGTGGCAATATTAAGCCCAaagtggaggagctggagggaAGAGGAGCTCATGGGACAGGGGTCAACAGCTCGGATCCACACTGCATTGATGGAAAGGTCAAGTTGGAGCCATCCGATGAG ACTGAAATCCTGGAGACAATTCTCTCTGGCCCAAGAAACAACTCTGGCTTCTATCCTGAACCAGACACCAGAGCGGGGAAAGAAGTGGTAAACAAACCAGGAAATATACCTGACAGTCTACATG atggGGAGAGAGGCCCCATGCCTCCAGTTCAGCGTGCTGTCTATCAGAGAGCCTTATCTATGGATGCCAAACCCATAAGTCGTGAGGGCGCAGTGGGAGGTGGTCTGGCTGTGAGGCGGAACGTCCCCTGCCCCACATTGGTTAAACAGGAGAACATGGATGTTCCGATCCATCCTGGGGCCGTGCCAAATGGCTTTCCTGGAACCATGGGTCCATGTCCACCACCAGGCAATCCAACAA gaGGCATGGGCAGAGGAATGGGAATGTCCCACCGCCCTCCTATGACAGGGCCGGGGGAGTGGGGAATGCCAAGGTCCACTGGGAGTCCTGCTGGTGGACCAGGACATCCAGGCATTGGTCGCACTGGCCCAATGGGAGGACCCATGATAAATCGCTCCAATAGTGTACCTGGAAACACCAGGTCTATGCTTCAGCATCAACTCATGGATACAG GTACTAGTGAAGCCAATATGAGTATGAGCCCATTTGGTGGACATGGGCCCCCACCTCAGTCACCCTCCTGGCCAGACTCTGCCATGGGAATGGACAGACCACAGGGTAGCACAAATAG GGACCAGTTTCCACACCCACTGGAAGAACTGCTGGGGCCCCTGGCCAGCACTGAGGGTCAAAGTGATGAGCGTGCACTTCTGGACCAGCTGGACTCTCTGCTCAACACTGCTGATGTCATTGCTCTGCAGGAGATAGACCGAGCCCTAGGCATCCCTGAAATA TCCCAGGAACCTGAAGGTCACCAGCAAAGCCAGGATCACGTTTCAAGTCAGTGCCCACCATCAGAGCCTTTCCCAGGTCCGGACTCTTCCATAGGCATAGATCAAAAACCCATGTACGGCCAGGGCTATCCTGGGCCCCCAGGGCCCCCCTCAATGGGGATGCAGCCTTGCTACGGTGGCAGCACAATTCAAGGCCAGTCTCCTGGAGGCTTCAACCCCATGATGAATCAGATGGGTCAAACGGCAGGCTTCCCTGGCATGACAGGCATGGGGGCTATAGGGAACCCCCGGGCAAACCTGATGAGACCTCGCATGGGCTCACATAAGGCCCCTCTTCGActacagctgcagcagaggtTGCAAGGGCAGCAG TTTATGAACCAGACCCGACAAGGCATGAAGATGGAAAATGCGCCTGGAGTAAACCCTGCCATGCGCCCGGGCATGCAGCCTGGCATGGGTGGTCAG cCAAATTTCCTGAATGCGCAGATGATAGCACAGCGCAGCAGGGAGATGATGACCTTCCAGGTGCGCAGGCAGAGGATGATGATGCTgatgcagcagcaacaacagcagcagccggGGGCAGCAGGAGGCTTCAGTCCTCCTCCTAATGTTACTGCACCAGGAGGAATGGACAGCCCCATGGGAGGACCCCCCCTTAACCAACCTGGACAGCAGGGCTTCAGCTATGGAGGTAACTATG TAGCAGGGATGAACCAGCAGGGGGACCCACCATTCATGGCTCCAGTTAGCAGCCCACCAGGAACCATGATGCAAGGACGGATGGGAGGTCCTCCTCAGAACACCATGATGCCAGGGATGCAGGGAAATTCACAAGGAGGGCCAATGTATCCGTCTGGAGACATGAAGGGCTGGCCACAAGGGGGCATGGCACGCAACAA CTCTTACCCACAGCAACAGTTCCCCCAGCAGGGCAACCAGGGCCAGTTTGGACCCATGATGATGAACAACTCCATGGGTGGACCTGGGCCAGTCAACGCGGCTGGTACAGGACAGATGGGCCAAATGCCAGGACAGATGCAAATGCAGAGCCAAATGGGCATAAACCCCATAGTAATGGGACGAATGCCAATGGGACCTGATCAG AAGTATTGTTGA
- the LOC137127598 gene encoding nuclear receptor coactivator 3-like isoform X2 encodes MSGIGDNSLEPLCSDRKRKLSTCDTPGLGCDKRRREQESKYIEELAELISANLSNIDSFNVKPDKCAILKETVRQIRQIKEQGKGSCSDDDVQKADVSSTGQGVIDKDHLGPLLLQALDGFLFVVNREGNIVFVSDNVTQYLQYKQEELINTSMYNIIHDEDREGFHKNLPKSSAPNGASWGGEAPRQKSHTFNCRMLVNFVYGQSHGLPEERPIGQRYETMQCFALTQPRAMMEEGEDLQSCMICVARRITAVERTERFSTRHELTGKLIEIEHQSSLHTTMRPGWEDLVRRCMQMFLNRSEGQPWSYKRHYQDAFHNGHAETPLYRFSLSDGTPVTAQTRSDLCKNPNTNEPNFFLSTHLLQREQNGYRGNQGGGIRPQNMGMNNPNQQMNMGMNRGYSMAEQGNVPQRGVPPYTGGNRMNPMNQINQMNSMNQINPMHQMNQLNSMHQMNNMGHMNQINQMNSMHPMNSPMNSVNQMGPMNQMGHHGMHHQQHQHQQTGQFHGGAGGPGGGGGGGYGIGMTSPPQASPGINMPPHNVMVSPRVRRSPKTGVSPFSPGGINSPMSSSHPGNSGGGGGGTTFSSSSLNALQAISEGVGNPMPSPITSPTSHKPDSSPSINSTNHASGGPCKQGLPAYSDSKSPVSSLGAVGEHQSQQHPHTPTSEGPPDKPDSQASSEVGRAAGESNRRVPDNKCHKKLLQLLTSPTDELVPTSHTPSSGPGSTPETKEGIAGVTSPSASTGVSSSTGGSHCTVSSSGGTGQLSNQSLQEKHKILHKLLQNGNTPDDVARITAEATGKSGLDPGAPDPGPAAPGGVLSKQEQHSPKKEKQHALLHYLLNKDDSKEGGNIKPKVEELEGRGAHGTGVNSSDPHCIDGKVKLEPSDETEILETILSGPRNNSGFYPEPDTRAGKEVVNKPGNIPDSLHDGERGPMPPVQRAVYQRALSMDAKPISREGAVGGGLAVRRNVPCPTLVKQENMDVPIHPGAVPNGFPGTMGPCPPPGNPTRGMGRGMGMSHRPPMTGPGEWGMPRSTGSPAGGPGHPGIGRTGPMGGPMINRSNSVPGNTRSMLQHQLMDTGTSEANMSMSPFGGHGPPPQSPSWPDSAMGMDRPQGSTNRDQFPHPLEELLGPLASTEGQSDERALLDQLDSLLNTADVIALQEIDRALGIPEIVGQSQEPEGHQQSQDHVSSQCPPSEPFPGPDSSIGIDQKPMYGQGYPGPPGPPSMGMQPCYGGSTIQGQSPGGFNPMMNQMGQTAGFPGMTGMGAIGNPRANLMRPRMGSHKAPLRLQLQQRLQGQQFMNQTRQGMKMENAPGVNPAMRPGMQPGMGGQPNFLNAQMIAQRSREMMTFQVRRQRMMMLMQQQQQQQPGAAGGFSPPPNVTAPGGMDSPMGGPPLNQPGQQGFSYGVAGMNQQGDPPFMAPVSSPPGTMMQGRMGGPPQNTMMPGMQGNSQGGPMYPSGDMKGWPQGGMARNNSYPQQQFPQQGNQGQFGPMMMNNSMGGPGPVNAAGTGQMGQMPGQMQMQSQMGINPIVMGRMPMGPDQKYC; translated from the exons ATGAGTGGCATAGGAGACAACTCGTTGGAGCCACTGTGCTCTGACCGCAAACGTAAACTGTCCACCTGTGACACACCAGGCTTAGG GTGTGACAAACGTCGGAGAGAGCAGGAGAGTAAGTACATTGAGGAGCTGGCTGAGCTCATCTCTGCTAACCTCTCCAACATCGACAGCTTCAACGTCAAGCCTGACAAATGTGCCATCCTCAAGGAGACTGTGAGACAGATCAGACAAATCAAAGAGCAAG GAAAGGGCTCGTGCAGTGATGATGATGTCCAGAAGGCGGATGTGTCCTCCACTGGTCAAGGGGTCATTGACAAGGACCATCTGGGACCTCTACTCCTACAG GCTTTGGATGGCTTTCTGTTTGTGGTGAACCGAGAAGGAAACATTGTATTTGTGTCAGACAATGTGACCCAGTACCTGCAATACAAGCAGGAGGAGCTAATAAACACCAGCATGTACAACATCATCCATGATGAGGACAGAGAAGGTTTTCACAAGAATCTACCCAAGTCTAGTG CACCAAATGGGGCATCATGGGGTGGAGAGGCACCCCGACAAAAGAGCCACACATTTAATTGTCGCATGCTGGTGAACTTTGTCTACGGTCAGAGTCATGGGTTGCCAGAAGAGAGGCCCATCGGCCAGCGCTATGAGACCATGCAATGTTTTGCCCTCACTCAGCCACGGGCTATGATGGAGGAGGGAGAAG ATCTGCAGTCATGTATGATCTGTGTGGCACGACGCATCACTGCAGTAGAGAGGACCGAGAGATTTAGCACGCGCCATGAACTGACTG GTAAACTGATTGAAATTGAACACCAGAGCTCTCTTCACACCACTATGCGCCCAGGCTGGGAGGACTTGGTGAGGCGCTGCATGCAAATGTTCCTCAATCGCAGCGAGGGGCAACCCTGGTCCTACAAACGCCACTATCAAGATG CTTTCCATAATGGCCATGCAGAGACCCCGCTCTACCGCTTCTCGCTCTCTGATGGCACCCCAGTCACAGCCCAGACCAGGAGTGACCTCTGCAAGAATCCAAACACCAATGAACCAAACTTCTTCCTGTCCACACACTTGCTACAAAG GGAGCAGAATGGTTACCGTGGGAACCAGGGAGGAGGCATAAGGCCTCAAAATATGGGCATGAACAATCCAAACCAACAGATGAACATGGGCATGAACAGGGGCTACAGCATGGCAGAACAGGGCAATGTGCCACAAAGAGGAGTACCTCCATACACTGGGGGCAACCGCATGAATCCCATGAACCAAATTAATCAAATGAATTCTATGAATCAGATTAATCCCATGCACCAGATGAATCAACTAAATTCCATGCATCAGATGAACAACATGGGTCATATGAATCAGATAAATCAAATGAATTCCATGCATCCGATGAACTCACCTATGAACTCAGTGAACCAAATGGGTCCCATGAATCAAATGGGCCACCATGGCATGCAtcaccagcagcaccagcatCAGCAGACGGGTCAATTTCACGGAGGTGCAGGGGGACCggggggtggagggggtggaggGTATGGGATAGGAATGACCAGTCCCCCCCAGGCCAGTCCAGGGATTAACATGCCACCACACAATGTCATGGTTTCACCCAGAGTACGAAGAAGCCCTAAGACAGGAGTTAGCCCCTTCTCTCCTGGAG GCATAAACTCTCCCATGAGCTCCAGTCACCCTGGTAACTCtggaggtgggggaggaggTACCACCTTCTCCAGCAGCTCATTGAATGCCCTCCAAGCAATTAGTGAGGGAGTAGGAAATCCAATGCCTTCGCCAATCACTTCTCCCACCTCCCACAAGCCTGATAGCTCCCCAAGCATCAATTCCACCAACCATGCATCAGGGGGACCTTGTAAACAAGGCCTCCCAGCCTACTCCGACTCAAAGAGCCCAGTAAGTTCACTAGGAGCTGTAGGAGAACATCAGTCTCAGCAGCATCCACACACCCCCACCAGTGAAGGCCCTCCTGACAAGCCAGACAGCCAGGCCAGCAGTGAGGTGGGTCGGGCTGCAGGAGAATCCAACCGACGTGTCCCTGACAACAAGTGCCACAAGAAACTTTTGCAGCTCCTCACCTCACCTACAGATGAGCTGGTGCCAACTAGTCATACACCCAGCTCCGGACCTGGTTCCACGCCTGAGACTAAAGAGGGAATCGCAGGCGTTACTAGCCCCTCTGCATCAACAGGGGTGTCGTCCTCTACTGGCGGGAGTCACTGCACTGTGTCGTCATCTGGTGGCACAGGACAATTGTCAAATCAGTCACTGCAGGAAAAGCACAAGATACTCCACAAACTCCTGCAGAATGGGAACACTCCTGATGATGTGGCTCGCATCACAGCTGAGGCCACAGGGAAGAGCGGTTTGGATCCAGGGGCACCAGATCCCGGGCCTGCAGCCCCTGGAGGTGTTCTATCAAAACAGGAGCAGCACAGCCCTAAGAAGGAGAAGCAGCATGCCCTCCTTCACTACCTTCTCAATAAGGACGACTCTAAAGAAGGTGGCAATATTAAGCCCAaagtggaggagctggagggaAGAGGAGCTCATGGGACAGGGGTCAACAGCTCGGATCCACACTGCATTGATGGAAAGGTCAAGTTGGAGCCATCCGATGAG ACTGAAATCCTGGAGACAATTCTCTCTGGCCCAAGAAACAACTCTGGCTTCTATCCTGAACCAGACACCAGAGCGGGGAAAGAAGTGGTAAACAAACCAGGAAATATACCTGACAGTCTACATG atggGGAGAGAGGCCCCATGCCTCCAGTTCAGCGTGCTGTCTATCAGAGAGCCTTATCTATGGATGCCAAACCCATAAGTCGTGAGGGCGCAGTGGGAGGTGGTCTGGCTGTGAGGCGGAACGTCCCCTGCCCCACATTGGTTAAACAGGAGAACATGGATGTTCCGATCCATCCTGGGGCCGTGCCAAATGGCTTTCCTGGAACCATGGGTCCATGTCCACCACCAGGCAATCCAACAA gaGGCATGGGCAGAGGAATGGGAATGTCCCACCGCCCTCCTATGACAGGGCCGGGGGAGTGGGGAATGCCAAGGTCCACTGGGAGTCCTGCTGGTGGACCAGGACATCCAGGCATTGGTCGCACTGGCCCAATGGGAGGACCCATGATAAATCGCTCCAATAGTGTACCTGGAAACACCAGGTCTATGCTTCAGCATCAACTCATGGATACAG GTACTAGTGAAGCCAATATGAGTATGAGCCCATTTGGTGGACATGGGCCCCCACCTCAGTCACCCTCCTGGCCAGACTCTGCCATGGGAATGGACAGACCACAGGGTAGCACAAATAG GGACCAGTTTCCACACCCACTGGAAGAACTGCTGGGGCCCCTGGCCAGCACTGAGGGTCAAAGTGATGAGCGTGCACTTCTGGACCAGCTGGACTCTCTGCTCAACACTGCTGATGTCATTGCTCTGCAGGAGATAGACCGAGCCCTAGGCATCCCTGAAATAGTAGGCCAG TCCCAGGAACCTGAAGGTCACCAGCAAAGCCAGGATCACGTTTCAAGTCAGTGCCCACCATCAGAGCCTTTCCCAGGTCCGGACTCTTCCATAGGCATAGATCAAAAACCCATGTACGGCCAGGGCTATCCTGGGCCCCCAGGGCCCCCCTCAATGGGGATGCAGCCTTGCTACGGTGGCAGCACAATTCAAGGCCAGTCTCCTGGAGGCTTCAACCCCATGATGAATCAGATGGGTCAAACGGCAGGCTTCCCTGGCATGACAGGCATGGGGGCTATAGGGAACCCCCGGGCAAACCTGATGAGACCTCGCATGGGCTCACATAAGGCCCCTCTTCGActacagctgcagcagaggtTGCAAGGGCAGCAG TTTATGAACCAGACCCGACAAGGCATGAAGATGGAAAATGCGCCTGGAGTAAACCCTGCCATGCGCCCGGGCATGCAGCCTGGCATGGGTGGTCAG cCAAATTTCCTGAATGCGCAGATGATAGCACAGCGCAGCAGGGAGATGATGACCTTCCAGGTGCGCAGGCAGAGGATGATGATGCTgatgcagcagcaacaacagcagcagccggGGGCAGCAGGAGGCTTCAGTCCTCCTCCTAATGTTACTGCACCAGGAGGAATGGACAGCCCCATGGGAGGACCCCCCCTTAACCAACCTGGACAGCAGGGCTTCAGCTATGGAG TAGCAGGGATGAACCAGCAGGGGGACCCACCATTCATGGCTCCAGTTAGCAGCCCACCAGGAACCATGATGCAAGGACGGATGGGAGGTCCTCCTCAGAACACCATGATGCCAGGGATGCAGGGAAATTCACAAGGAGGGCCAATGTATCCGTCTGGAGACATGAAGGGCTGGCCACAAGGGGGCATGGCACGCAACAA CTCTTACCCACAGCAACAGTTCCCCCAGCAGGGCAACCAGGGCCAGTTTGGACCCATGATGATGAACAACTCCATGGGTGGACCTGGGCCAGTCAACGCGGCTGGTACAGGACAGATGGGCCAAATGCCAGGACAGATGCAAATGCAGAGCCAAATGGGCATAAACCCCATAGTAATGGGACGAATGCCAATGGGACCTGATCAG AAGTATTGTTGA